A genomic stretch from Pirellulales bacterium includes:
- a CDS encoding transketolase, with protein MSFHPSDLRATVLRMAYAGSTVHIACAFSLIEVMAVLYRRWLRLGQGPGDASRDYLVLSKGHGVMAQYACLHELGWLNDDDLHNYFGDGTRLKGLSDAHVPGLDVTSGSLGHGLSVGVGLALAAKRRGSEQRTFAIVGDGELNEGTVWEALLFASHFQLSNLIVIVDENGFQAMGSTCEVMQLGRIADKLAAFGLETREVDGHDEGAIDGAIAQLVELPCSRPKAIVARTVKGKGVSFMENDNRWHYTRLTAETYSQALRELDRRRAA; from the coding sequence ATGTCCTTCCACCCCAGCGACCTGCGTGCCACCGTGCTGCGAATGGCCTACGCCGGCTCGACGGTCCATATTGCGTGCGCGTTTTCGCTGATCGAGGTCATGGCGGTCCTCTATCGGCGGTGGCTGCGGCTGGGCCAAGGACCAGGTGACGCAAGCCGCGATTATCTGGTGCTGAGCAAAGGGCATGGCGTGATGGCCCAGTACGCCTGTCTGCACGAACTCGGCTGGCTGAACGACGATGATCTCCACAACTACTTCGGCGATGGCACACGGCTGAAGGGCTTGTCCGACGCCCATGTGCCCGGTCTCGACGTGACATCCGGCTCGCTGGGGCACGGTCTGTCGGTCGGCGTCGGCCTGGCGCTGGCTGCCAAACGCCGCGGCAGCGAACAGCGAACGTTTGCCATCGTGGGAGACGGTGAACTCAACGAAGGCACGGTCTGGGAGGCACTGCTCTTCGCGTCGCATTTTCAGTTGTCGAACCTGATCGTGATTGTCGACGAAAACGGTTTTCAGGCTATGGGCAGCACGTGCGAGGTGATGCAACTTGGCCGCATCGCCGACAAGCTGGCCGCTTTCGGACTGGAAACGCGGGAAGTCGACGGCCACGACGAAGGTGCCATCGACGGCGCCATCGCCCAACTCGTCGAACTCCCTTGCTCTCGGCCGAAGGCGATTGTGGCGCGGACCGTGAAAGGCAAGGGCGTGTCGTTCATGGAAAACGACAACCGCTGGCACTATACCCGGTTGACGGCCGAGACCTACAGCCAGGCCCTGCGCGAGCTGGACCGACGGAGGGCTGCCTGA
- a CDS encoding transketolase C-terminal domain-containing protein translates to MRSALSQALVQAAVEDERVVLLTGDHGYSLLDDFRRVCPRQYLNAGVAEQNMVGVAAGLAKGGFRPIVYGLSAFVPVRVLEQIKLDVCYERLPVIFIGDGAGVVYSALGSSHQSTEDVAALRALPNIAILSPCDAYEMTACMELARQARGPVYVRVGKCDLGQIHDARPQLEWGRLCPLRRGNGTLAWIATGSMVKTALNVATAWPGSDVYSAPCLKPLDSAQVAELCDRHEAVIVLEEHSVYGGLGSAVAEIAASAAPTWICRIGVEDRFSKYCGSYSYLLREHGLDAAAIETKVRQFLHSRKTGRPVAKAA, encoded by the coding sequence ATGCGGTCGGCATTGTCTCAGGCGCTGGTGCAGGCCGCCGTCGAGGACGAGCGGGTCGTGCTGCTCACCGGCGACCACGGCTATTCGCTGCTCGACGATTTCCGCCGCGTGTGTCCGCGACAGTACCTCAATGCGGGCGTGGCCGAGCAGAACATGGTGGGCGTGGCGGCCGGCCTGGCCAAGGGCGGCTTTCGGCCGATCGTCTACGGCCTGAGCGCCTTTGTGCCGGTGCGGGTGCTGGAACAGATCAAGCTCGATGTTTGCTACGAGCGGCTGCCCGTCATCTTTATCGGCGACGGCGCCGGCGTCGTTTATAGTGCCTTGGGCAGCAGCCACCAAAGCACCGAAGATGTCGCGGCGCTACGGGCGCTGCCGAATATCGCGATTCTTTCGCCTTGCGATGCATACGAGATGACGGCCTGCATGGAGTTGGCGCGTCAGGCCCGCGGCCCCGTCTATGTGCGCGTCGGCAAATGCGATCTGGGCCAGATCCACGACGCACGGCCGCAACTGGAATGGGGCCGGCTCTGCCCGCTCCGTCGTGGAAACGGCACCCTGGCTTGGATCGCCACCGGCTCGATGGTCAAGACCGCGTTGAACGTGGCGACCGCCTGGCCAGGCAGCGACGTCTATAGCGCCCCATGTCTTAAACCGCTCGACTCCGCACAGGTCGCCGAACTATGCGACCGGCATGAGGCGGTGATCGTTTTGGAAGAGCACAGCGTTTACGGCGGGCTCGGTTCGGCGGTGGCCGAGATTGCCGCCTCCGCGGCCCCCACCTGGATTTGCCGCATCGGCGTCGAAGACCGGTTTTCGAAATACTGCGGCAGTTACTCGTATCTGCTGCGCGAGCATGGCCTCGATGCCGCAGCGATCGAAACGAAGGTACGACAATTTTTGCACTCCCGAAAGACCGGCCGGCCCGTGGCCAAGGCGGCATAA
- a CDS encoding alpha/beta fold hydrolase, giving the protein MPRHTQHFALIVSLLLLTCVTAVPAAEPTGPWKLAELKKAPEATWGETKEGVQQVFYTSGPYEGQPTRVFAYYARPEKGDEPFPAMVLVHGGGGKAFAQWARLWADRGYAALAMDLAGHGPDGERLPDGGPDQDDRTKFREFSDDELDQTWSYHAVAAVIRGVSLLASREEVDPERIGITGISWGGYLTCIVAGLDDRLKVAVPVYGGGFLADNSVWLPTFERMPADERDRWVKNFDPSNYLPSVRCPVLFINGTNDYAYPLDSYQKSYRLVPGRVDLCVKVRMPHSHPDGWGPPEIGIYVDSVLKDGRPLATIGPTELRGNRAAARFKATVPIMRAEAHYAVATGPWNKRSWQSVSAVHTGEAVSAELPTARPLVYYLSVTDERGAQVSTPHELLPE; this is encoded by the coding sequence ATGCCTCGCCACACACAACACTTCGCCCTGATTGTCAGCCTTCTATTGTTGACTTGCGTCACCGCAGTTCCGGCCGCGGAACCGACCGGCCCCTGGAAGCTCGCCGAGTTGAAGAAGGCACCCGAGGCAACCTGGGGCGAGACCAAGGAGGGAGTGCAGCAAGTCTTTTACACCAGCGGACCCTACGAAGGGCAGCCGACGCGCGTGTTCGCATATTATGCCCGGCCTGAAAAAGGCGACGAACCGTTCCCAGCCATGGTCTTGGTTCATGGGGGCGGCGGCAAAGCGTTCGCCCAGTGGGCCCGCTTATGGGCAGACCGCGGATATGCCGCGCTGGCCATGGATCTGGCCGGGCACGGTCCCGACGGCGAACGCTTGCCCGACGGCGGCCCCGACCAGGACGACCGCACGAAGTTCCGCGAGTTCTCCGACGACGAACTCGACCAGACGTGGAGCTATCATGCCGTGGCCGCGGTGATTCGGGGCGTGTCGCTGCTGGCCTCGCGCGAGGAGGTCGACCCGGAGCGGATCGGCATCACCGGCATAAGCTGGGGCGGTTATCTGACCTGCATCGTGGCCGGCCTCGACGACCGCTTGAAGGTGGCCGTGCCGGTCTATGGTGGCGGGTTTTTGGCCGACAACAGCGTCTGGCTGCCGACCTTCGAGCGGATGCCGGCGGACGAGCGCGACCGTTGGGTGAAGAACTTCGATCCTTCGAACTACTTGCCTTCGGTCCGTTGCCCGGTGCTGTTCATCAACGGCACCAACGACTATGCCTATCCGCTGGACAGTTATCAGAAGTCGTACCGGTTGGTTCCGGGGCGGGTCGATCTGTGCGTCAAGGTGCGCATGCCGCACAGTCATCCCGACGGTTGGGGGCCGCCCGAGATCGGCATTTACGTCGACAGCGTTCTCAAAGACGGCCGGCCGCTGGCGACGATCGGTCCGACGGAGCTGCGCGGCAACCGCGCCGCGGCGCGATTCAAGGCGACGGTGCCGATCATGCGTGCCGAAGCCCACTATGCGGTGGCGACTGGTCCCTGGAACAAACGGAGCTGGCAGAGTGTGAGCGCGGTCCACACCGGCGAGGCGGTTTCGGCCGAGCTGCCCACCGCCCGGCCGTTGGTCTACTATCTGAGCGTCACCGACGAGCGCGGGGCCCAGGTGAGCACGCCGCACGAGCTGCTGCCGGAGTAG
- a CDS encoding ParB N-terminal domain-containing protein has protein sequence MSGEEQLVSLEVAKIRTDGGTQVREQIDGLLVEEYAERMHSEDVFPPIVVFFDGQDYWLADGFHRFQAHSQLRHPTVECRLLQGTRRDAVLFALKANNAHGLRRTSADKRHAVKLVLADEEWSKRSDRWIADVCGVGRDLVGEIRRELSDSDSSPKEGDLRVGQDGKLRQAGRTAREADPPTGDRVEVALRAAERFDRCLVALKKLAMSVEQLALVPGGHYLLTLRLDDFRTNLRLSANYLTAMRPSRRCDLCGGDGCQFCSQLGWVCTGVEKCG, from the coding sequence ATGTCCGGTGAAGAACAGTTGGTTTCTCTTGAAGTCGCCAAGATCCGCACCGACGGCGGCACGCAGGTCCGCGAACAGATCGACGGCCTGCTCGTGGAAGAGTATGCCGAGCGGATGCACTCGGAAGACGTCTTTCCGCCGATCGTGGTTTTTTTCGACGGCCAGGATTACTGGCTGGCGGACGGCTTTCACCGCTTCCAGGCCCATTCTCAGTTGCGACATCCGACCGTCGAGTGCCGCCTGCTTCAGGGCACGCGACGCGACGCGGTGCTGTTCGCCCTCAAGGCCAACAACGCCCACGGCCTGCGCCGCACCAGCGCCGACAAGCGCCACGCCGTCAAGCTGGTGCTGGCCGATGAAGAATGGTCGAAACGGTCGGACCGCTGGATTGCCGACGTGTGCGGGGTGGGCCGCGACCTGGTCGGCGAAATCCGGCGGGAACTGTCGGATTCCGACAGTTCACCAAAAGAGGGGGATTTGCGTGTGGGGCAAGACGGCAAGCTGCGGCAGGCGGGCCGAACGGCGCGAGAAGCGGATCCGCCGACCGGCGACCGCGTCGAAGTCGCCTTGCGCGCGGCGGAAAGGTTCGATCGCTGTCTCGTGGCTTTGAAGAAGCTGGCGATGTCGGTGGAGCAGTTGGCCCTCGTGCCGGGCGGCCATTATCTGCTGACCCTCCGCCTGGACGATTTCCGCACGAACCTACGTCTGTCGGCCAATTACCTGACGGCGATGCGGCCGTCGAGGCGCTGTGACCTCTGCGGCGGAGACGGCTGCCAGTTCTGCAGCCAGCTCGGCTGGGTCTGCACGGGCGTCGAGAAATGCGGCTGA